The following proteins are co-located in the Camelina sativa cultivar DH55 chromosome 12, Cs, whole genome shotgun sequence genome:
- the LOC104730338 gene encoding transmembrane protein 230-like, with protein MAYVDHAFSITDEDIMIESSYTVNNRPPVKEIALAVALLVFGTLGIVSGFFMAYNRVGGDRGHGIFFIVLGCLLFIPGFYYTRIAYYAYKGYKGFSFSNIPPV; from the exons ATGGCGTACGTCGACCATGCGTTCTCGATAACGGACGAGGACATTATGATTGAGAGTTCATATACCGTCAATAACCGACCGCCGGTTAAGGAGATCGCACTCGCGGTGGCTCTACTCGTGTTCGGAACCCTAGGAATTGTCTCCGGTTTCTTCATGGCGTATAATCGAGTTGGCGGTGATCGAGGCCACG GGATTTTCTTCATCGTCCTGGGGTGTCTTCTATTCATCCCGGGGTTTTACTATACGCGGATCGCGTATTACGCTTACAAAGGATACAAAGGTTTCTCCTTCTCAAACATACCCCCTGTTTAG
- the LOC104730339 gene encoding threonine synthase 1, chloroplastic, protein MASSCLFNASVSSLNPKQDPIRRHQRSSSFLRYRPVVVSCTADGNNNKSPIETVVVKPHRTEDNIRDEARRNRSTAVNPFSAKYVPFNAAPGSTESYSLDEIVYRSRSGGLLDVEHDMEALKRFDGAYWRDLFDSRVGKSTWPYGSGVWSKKEWVLPEIDDDDIVSAFEGNSNLFWAERFGKQFLGMNDLWVKHCGISHTGSFKDLGMTVLVSQVNRLRKMKRPVVGVGCASTGDTSAALSAYCASAGIPSIVFLPANKISMAQLVQPIANGAFVLSIDTDFDGCMKLIREITAELPIYLANSLNSLRLEGQKTAAIEILQQFDWQVPDWVIVPGGNLGNIYAFYKGFKMCQELGLVDRIPRMVCAQAANANPLYLHYKSGWKDFKPMTASTTFASAIQIGDPVSIDRAVYALKKCNGIVEEATEEELMDAMAQADSTGMFICPHTGVALTALFKLRNQGVIAPTDRTVVVSTAHGLKFTQSKIDYHSNAIPDMACRFSNPPVEVKADFGAVMDVLKGYLGSNTLTS, encoded by the coding sequence atggctTCCTCTTGTCTCTTCAACGCCTCTGTATcttccctaaaccctaaacaagaCCCTATCCGCCGCCACCAACGCTCATCCTCCTTCCTCCGTTACCGCCCCGTTGTCGTCTCCTGTACCGCCgatggaaacaacaacaaatccccGATCGAGACAGTCGTCGTTAAGCCTCACCGTACGGAAGATAACATTCGAGATGAGGCTCGTCGTAACCGTTCAACCGCCGTGAATCCGTTTTCAGCTAAATACGTTCCGTTCAATGCGGCTCCTGGATCCACCGAGTCTTACTCCCTCGACGAGATCGTCTACCGTAGCCGCTCCGGTGGTTTGCTTGATGTCGAACACGACATGGAGGCTTTGAAGCGATTCGATGGAGCTTACTGGCGAGATCTCTTCGATTCGCGTGTTGGTAAAAGCACTTGGCCGTATGGATCGGGTGTATGGTCGAAGAAAGAGTGGGTTCTTCCTGAGATCGATGACGACGACATCGTTTCGGCTTTTGAAGGAAACTCGAATCTGTTCTGGGCTGAGAGGTTTGGTAAACAGTTTCTAGGGATGAACGATCTGTGGGTGAAACACTGTGGGATTAGTCATACAGGAAGTTTCAAGGATCTTGGAATGACTGTTTTGGTTAGTCAAGTTAATCGTCTGAGAAAGATGAAACGACCTGTGGTTGGTGTTGGATGTGCTTCCACGGGAGATACCTCAGCTGCTCTATCTGCTTACTGTGCTTCCGCTGGAATCCCTTCGATTGTGTTCTTACCGGCGAACAAGATCTCAATGGCTCAGCTTGTTCAGCCTATAGCTAATGGTGCGTTTGTTTTAAGTATTGACACTGATTTTGATGGATGCATGAAGCTCATTAGAGAGATAACAGCGGAGTTACCGATTTATTTGGCGAATTCGCTGAATAGTTTGAGGTTAGAAGGGCAGAAGACTGCAGCTATTGAGATTCTGCAGCAGTTTGATTGGCAAGTTCCTGATTGGGTCATTGTTCCTGGAGGTAATCTAGGAAACATTTACGCCTTTTACAAAGGATTCAAGATGTGTCAAGAACTAGGACTTGTCGATAGGATCCCGAGGATGGTCTGTGCACAAGCTGCTAATGCTAATCCTCTTTACTTGCACTACAAGTCTGGTTGGAAGGATTTCAAGCCCATGACTGCAAGTACCACCTTTGCCTCTGCGATTCAGATTGGTGACCCTGTCTCTATCGATAGAGCTGTGTATGCTCTCAAGAAGTGTAACGGTATTGTAGAGGAAGCTACGGAGGAGGAGCTGATGGATGCAATGGCTCAAGCGGATTCGACTGGAATGTTTATCTGTCCACATACAGGTGTAGCTCTTACTGCTCTGTTCAAGCTGAGGAACCAAGGAGTGATTGCACCGACTGATAGAACCGTGGTTGTGAGTACTGCTCATGGGTTGAAGTTTACTCAGTCTAAGATTGATTATCACTCCAATGCCATTCCTGACATGGCTTGCAGATTCTCTAACCCTCCTGTTGAAGTGAAAGCAGATTTTGGAGCTGTTATGGATGTTCTCAAGGGTTACCTAGGAAGTAATACACTTACGTCATAA
- the LOC104730340 gene encoding WD repeat-containing protein VIP3: protein MKLAGLKSIENAHEDSVWAATWVPATEDRPALLLTGSLDETVKLWRPDELDLVRTNTGHSLGVAAVAAHPSGIIAASSSLDSFVRVFDVDTNATIAVLEAPPSEVWGMQFEPKGTILAVAGGSSASVKLWDTASWRLISTLSIPRPEAPKPSDKSSSKKFVLSVAWSPNGKRLACGSMDGTICVFDVDRSKLLHELEGHNMPVRSLVFSPVDPRVLFSGSDDGHVNMHDAEGKTLLGSMSGHTSWVLSVDASPDGGAIATGSSDRTVRLWDLKMRAAIQTMSNHNDQVWSVAFRPPGGTGVRAGRLASVSDDKSVSLYDYS, encoded by the exons ATGAAGCTCGCAGGTCTCAAATCGATCGAGAACGCTCACGAAGATTCCGTCTGGGCGGCGACGTGGGTTCCGGCGACAGAAGATCGACCGGCGTTGCTTCTGACTGGATCTCTAGACGAGACGGTGAAGTTATGGCGACCGGATGAGCTGGATCTTGTGCGGACTAATACTGGACACTCGTTGGGAGTAGCAGCTGTGGCGGCGCATCCTTCTGGGATTATTGCAGCGTCTTCTTCGCTCGATAGCTTTGTCCGTGTCTTCGATGTTGATACTAATGCTACTATTGCTGTTTTGGAAGCTCCTCCTTCTGAGGTTTGGGGAATGCAGTTTGAGCCTAAG GGTACAATCCTTGCTGTTGCAGGTGGAAGTAGTGCCTCGGTCAAGCTATGGGACACTGCAAGCTGGAGATTAATCTCAACTCTATCAATCCCACGCCCAGAAGCACCAAAACCTTCTGATAAATCCAGCAGCAAGAAATTCGTTCTCTCAGTGGCTTGGTCTCCTAACGGGAAACGGCTTGCTTGTGGTTCAATGGATGGAACGATCTGTGTCTTTGATGTTGACCGTTCAAAGCTTCTTCACGAGCTAGAAGGTCATAACATGCCTGTAAGGTCCCTTGTGTTCTCCCCTGTAGACCCGAGAGTCCTCTTTTCCGGATCAGATGATGGGCATGTGAACATGCACGATGCAGAAGGGAAAACACTGTTAGGGTCCATGTCGGGGCACACAAGCTGGGTGCTGAGCGTCGATGCTAGCCCAGACGGTGGAGCCATAGCAACTGGCTCGAGTGATAGAACTGTGAGGCTATGGGATCTTAAGATGAGAGCTGCAATCCAGACAATGAGCAACCACAATGACCAGGTTTGGTCTGTGGCGTTTAGACCTCCGGGTGGAACCGGTGTCCGGGCTGGTAGACTCGCTAGTGTCTCTGACGACAAGAGTGTATCACTCTATGATTACTCATGA
- the LOC104730341 gene encoding pre-mRNA cleavage factor Im 25 kDa subunit 1-like produces the protein MGEEARALDMATSEENTTTTRNHTVHDLMMVDLYPLSSYYFGSRDALRVKDEIISDRVIRLKSNYAAHGLRTCVEAVLLVELFKHPHVLLLQYRNSIFKLPGGRLRPGESDIQGLKRKLGSKLSINENVLVPGLGVGECIGMWWRPNFETLMYPFLPPNVKHPKECSKLFLVRLPVHQQFVVPKNFKLLAVPLCQLHENEKTYGPIISQIPKLLSKFSYNMMEI, from the exons ATGGGTGAAGAAGCTCGAGCTTTAGATATGGCAACAAGCGAAGAGAACACGACGACGACACGAAACCATACTGTTCATGACTTGATGATGGTTGATTTGTACCCACTAAGCAGCTACTACTTTGGTTCGCGAGACGCTCTTCGCGTCAAGGACGAGATTATCTCTGATCGAGTCATCAGATTGAAATCAAA tTATGCTGCTCATGGATTGAGGACTTGCGTTGAAGCTGTTCTTCTG GTTGAGTTGTTTAAGCATCCTCATGTTTTGCTTCTTCAGTATAGAAACTCCATCTTCAAGCTTCCTGGTGGTCGTTTAAGACCTGGAGAATCAG ATATTCAAGGTCTGAAACGGAAACTAGGATCAAAGCTTTCTATTAATGAAAACGTCCTTGTTCCGGGTTTGGGG GTAGGAGAATGCATTGGAATGTGGTGGAGACCCAACTTTGAGACATTGATGTATCCTTTCTTGCCACCCAATGTGAAACATCCAAAG GAATGCTCAAAGCTTTTTCTTGTTAGATTACCGGTACATCAACAGTTTGTCGTCCCAAAAAACTTCAAACTCCTTGCTGTTCCGTTGTGCCAACTTCATGAAAATGAAAAG ACTTATGGGCCGATCATATCGCAAATTCCCAAGCTACTTTCGAAATTCTCATACAACATGATGGAGATATGA
- the LOC104730342 gene encoding mitogen-activated protein kinase kinase 2, giving the protein MKKGGYSNNLKLAIPVAGEESITKFLTQSGTFKDGDLRVNKDGVRIISQLEPEVLSPIKPADDQLSLSDLDMVKFIGKGSSGVVQLVQHKWTGQFFALKVIQLNIDEAIRKAIAQELKINQSSQCPYLVNSYQSFYDNGAISLILEYMDGGSLADFLKSVKAIPESYLSAIFRQVLQGLIYLHHDRHIIHRDLKPSNLLINHRGEVKITDFGVSTVMTNTAGLANTFVGTYNYMSPERIVGNKYGNKSDIWSLGLVVLECATGKFPYAPPNQEETWTSVFELMEAIVDQPPPALPSGSFSPELSSFISTCLQKDPNSRSSAKELMEHPFLNKYDYSGINLASYFTDAGSPLATLGNLSGTFSV; this is encoded by the exons atgaagaaaggTGGATATAGCAATAACCTCAAGCTCGCAATCCCTGTAGCTGGCGAGGAATCCATTACTAAATTCCT GACGCAGAGCGGTACGTTTAAGGACGGAGATCTGCGTGTTAACAAAGATGGAGTTCGAATCATCTCTCAATTGGAGCCTGAAGTC CTGTCTCCAATTAAGCCAGCTGATGATCAGCTGAGCTTGTCGGATTTGGATATGGTTAAATTCATTGGCAAAGGAAGCAGTGGTGTTGTTCAGTTGGTTCAACACAAATGGACTGGCCAATTTTTCGCCTTGAAG GTCATTCAACTAAATATCGATGAAGCAATCCGCAAGGCTATTGCACAGGAgttgaaaataaatcaatcGTCACAATGTCCATATCTTGTTAACTCGTACCAATCATTTTACGATAATGGCGCTATCTCACTAATTTTGGAGTACATGGACGGAGGATCTCTAGCAGACTTTCTCAAATCAGTTAAAGCCATCCCTGAGTCCTATCTTTCTGCCATCTTTAGACAA GTGCTCCAAGGACTGATCTATCTTCATCATGATAGGCATATCATCCACCGTGACTTGAAACCGTCAAATCTGTTGATCAACCACAGAGGAGAAGTCAAAATTACTGACTTTGGTGTGAGTACCGTTATGACAAACACAGCAGGTTTAGCAAACACATTTGTGGGGACTTACAACTATATGTCT CCAGAGAGAATTGTTGGAAACAAATACGGTAATAAAAGTGATATATGGAGCTTGGGTTTGGTAGTGCTCGAGTGTGCAACAGGAAAGTTCCCTTATGCACCTCCGAATCAAGAGGAAACATGGACCAGTGTTTTCGAGTTGATGGAAGCCATTGTTGACCAACCGCCACCCGCTCTTCCTTCAGGAAGTTTCTCCCCTGAGTTATCTTCATTCATCTCCACATG TTTGCAGAAGGATCCGAACAGTCGAAGCTCTGCTAAGGAActaatg GAACATCCTTTCTTAAACAAATATGACTACTCGGGGATCAATCTCGCGTCCTACTTCACAGATGCAGGATCACCTCTTGCAACACTTGGGAATCTGTCCGGTACGTTCTCCGTTTAA
- the LOC104733214 gene encoding uncharacterized protein LOC104733214: MSAPGKFDYSSGGPDRTLYRSSLASQMERSSSFRETMEHPVSSSHPSMLRSTSPIAQTDVTNFFQCLRFDPKVVAADHKSIRQGDFKRHVNIALGIQGDESPSTMLKGKLIPSPIPEEIKRLKAGLRENNVKARERVKIFNEASSVFNKFFPSVPTKKRSRPEGFSNDRSGDRLALGPGMGKMGIQGQTLPGCFELDQQKLEERPKSGALNKRTRTSMMDVRSNAIVRQSAAVDREKDAMRLANHNAVQGEDRSSIGIDGWEKTKMKKKRSGIKTDGPSSLASNKAVDGYRDLKQGIPKSAGDARSRLNGDSNMLRHGAVNGAVPYGRSDNLSQQTGLAARSLLSRDSDHNSLYNEKRERAAGLDKERVNLRAVNKSNIHDESNSSSPTSNPKISASVRGPRSGSGLPPKLSSPQMKLKGENSLSTTALSGSEEFSPPEIKSKDKGKQSDEVNGKTSQNVPKVSIPGLQSRKNKLVSGEELGDGVRRQGRTGRGFASTRSVNPMGVMKHGTAKQLRSSRNSSDKNESRAGRPPTRKLSDRKAYKRQKNTATNATTLDFLDDGHEELLAAVNSAINFAQNFPSSFWKQMERYFCFISDAHINFVKQQGELSPMGTTPGGTSSEFDNREIFPEELASSNVDSKAAPLYHRLLSALISEDSTSVNEDLQFDGFGADVESEFSVLNHMVEFNGYRSDRLEFDELEDDVSVIPLKGVNSSSNHVNGRFSDHFSMDFSDIQYENLGIDEKIYMEAQSIGICLDPMPSISNVEDEGIVDDIKTLEVAICEVGSKRKEMLNRLLKPALEMKELQEKEFEWLGYEKLIEMAYEKSKASRRHHSASVKSSANKISKQAAFAFVKRTLERCRQFEETGKSCFSESTFKNIIIAGLTQIEDNSTDKEDILSATTPMGSQPSSSLVLPMTQSTENHANSSENALWEGKDETMWSNRMKKRELLLDDVGGAPLSSSTKGKRSERDRDGKGQASSSRGGGTNKIGRPALVNAKGERKSKTKPRQKTTAIFSSSVSIVEQTRTSLPKPTNSNNSGYSNLETLDESEPLDLSHLQIPDGLGGPDDFDTQAGDLSSWLNIDDDALPDTDDLLGLQIPMDDLSDLNMMV, encoded by the exons ATGTCAGCACCTGGGAAGTTTGATTATTCTTCTGGTGGGCCAGATAGGACTTTATACAGGTCCAGTTTAGCTTCACAAATGGAAAGATCTAGTAGCTTTCGCGAGACGATGGAACATCCTGTCTCATCTTCTCACCCGAGCATGTTGAGGAGCACTTCACCAATAGCACAAACCGatgtaacaaatttttttcaGTGTTTGCGTTTTGATCCTAAGGTGGTTGCCGCAGATCACAAGTCTATTCGTCAAGGTGACTTTAAGCGTCATGTGAATATTGCTCTTGGGATTCAAGGAGATGAGTCTCCAAGCACAATGCTGAAAGGGAAGTTAATTCCATCTCCTATACCAGAAGAGATAAAGAGACTAAAGGCTGGTCTGCGCGAAAACAACGTGAAGGCGAG GGAGCGTGTGAAAATTTTCAATGAAGCTTCTTCTGTATTTAACAAGTTTTTTCCGAGTGTACCTACAAAGAAAAGGTCTCGACCAGAAGGTTTTTCTAATGACCGCTCTGGTGATCGCTTGGCTTTAGGGCCAGGTATGGGCAAAATGGGAATTCAAGGTCAGACTCTGCCTGGTTGTTTTGAGCTTGACCAGCAGAAGCTGGAAGAACGACCTAAAAGTGGTGCATTGAATAAGCGGACACGTACTTCCATG ATGGATGTTCGAAGTAACGCTATTGTTCGACAATCAGCTGCTGTAGACAGGGAGAAAGACGCAATGAGGCTGGCAAATCACAATGCAGTTCAGGGTGAAGATCGATCTTCAATTGGTATTGATGGTTGGGAAAAGacgaaaatgaagaaaaaacgaTCTGGCATCAAAACAGATGGTCCTTCTAGTTTGGCTTCAAATAAAGCTGTTGATGGTTACAGGGACTTGAAACAGGGCATACCAAAATCAGCTGGTGATGCCCGATCGAGATTGAATGGTGACTCAAACATGTTAAG GCATGGGGCAGTGAATGGTGCTGTTCCATATGGGAGATCTGATAACCTCTCTCAGCAGACAGGCTTGGCAGCGCGTTCCTTGCTCTCCAGGGATTCCGATCACAATTCATTGTATAATGAGAAGAGAGAACGAGCTGCTGGTTTAGATAAGGAAAGGGTGAATCTCAGGGCAGTCAACAA GTCCAATATTCATGATGAATCCAATTCTTCAAGTCCGActtcaaacccaaaaataagTGCTTCAGTTCGTGGTCCAAGATCGGGATCAGGGCTGCCGCCGAAACTTTCT TCTCCACAAATGAAACTAAAAGGTGAAAATAGCTTGTCTACAACAGCTTTATCAGGAAGTGAAGAATTTAGCCCCCCTGAGATCAAATCTAAAGACAAGGGAAAACAATCTGATGAGGTCAATGGGAAAACTTCTCAGAATGTTCCTAAAGTCTCCATCCCTGGTTTACAATCGAGAAAAAACAAGCTTGTCTCTGGAGAAGAGCTTGGGGATGGTGTGAGGAGACAAGGAAGGACAGGCCGTGGCTTTGCTTCAACAAGGTCTGTCAACCCAATGGGAGTGATGAAACATGGAACAGCAAAACAACTTCGCAGCTCAAGAAATAGTTCTGACAAGAATGAAAG CAGGGCAGGTCGTCCACCCACTAGGAAACTCTCTGACCGCAAGGCATACAAACGTCAGAAAAATACAGCGACAAATGCTACAACACTAGATTTTCTTG ATGATGGGCATGAAGAGCTACTAGCTGCTGTTAACTCGGCTATAAACTTTG CTCAGAATTTTCCAAGCTCGTTCTGGAAGCAAATGGAGCGCTACTTTTGCTTTATATCTGATGCACATATCAATTTCGTGAAACAGCAG GGCGAACTCTCCCCCATGGGTACCACACCTGGTGGGACATCTTCAGAGTTTGATAATCGTGAAATATTTCCAGAGGAACTTGCATCTAGCAACGTGGATTCTAAAGCAGCCCCCCTTTATCATAGATTGCTATCAGCTCTAATTTCAGAGGACTCAACCAGTGTGAATGAAGATTTACAATTTGATGGATTTGGAGCCGATGTTGAGTCAGAATTCAGTGTTTTGAATCATATGGTGGAGTTCAATGGTTATAGGAGTGATAGACTGGAATTTGACGAGCTAGAAGATGATGTGTCTGTTATCCCGCTCAAGGGTGTTAATAGCTCAAGCAACCATGTGAATGGAAGATTTTCAGATCATTTTTCCATGGACTTCTCAGACATTCAATATGAAAATTTGGGGATAGATGAGAAAATTTATATGGAAGCTCAATCTATTGGAATTTGCTTGGATCCTATG CCTAGTATTTCAAACGTGGAGGATGAAGGAATTGTTGATGACATCAAAACGTTAGAAGTGGCTATCTGTGAGGTG GGTTCTAAGAGGAAAGAGATGTTGAATCGGCTACTAAAGCCTGCCCTAGAAATGAAAGAACTTCAGGAGAA GGAGTTTGAGTGGCTCGGTTATGAAAAACTCATTGAAATGGCATATGAAAAGAGCAAG GCTAGTCGGCGTCATCACTCCGCAAGTGTAAAGAGTTCGGCTAACAAGATATCAAAGCAGGCCGCATTTGCTTTTGTGAAAAGGACGCTTGAAAGATGTCGTCAATTCGAAGAGACAGGCAAAAGTTGCTTTAGTGAGTCCACATTTAAGAATATCATCATTGCCGGGTTGACACAAATTGAAGATAATTCCACGGACAAGGAAGATATTCTATCAGCTACGA CACCCATGGGATCGCAACCAAGCTCATCACTGGTATTGCCAATGACGCAGAGCACGGAGAATCATGCCAATTCTTCTGAAAATGCCTTATGGGAAGGCAAAGATGAAACTATGTGGTCAAATAGAATGAAGAAGAGGGAATTGCTGCTTGATGATGTGGGTGGGGCACCACTTTCAAGCAGTACGAAAGGAAAGAGAAGTGAGAGGGACAGAGATGGAAAAGGACAGGCTTCTTCGTCAAGAGGCGGGGGAACTAACAAGATCGGTCGGCCTGCACTTGTAAATGCCAAGGGTGAAcggaaatcaaaaacaaaaccgaGGCAGAAAACAACAGcgatattttcttcttctgtcagTATCGTGGAGCAAACCAGAACATCATTGCCCAAACCAACTAACAGCAACAACAGCGGGTATAGTAACTTGGAGACACTGGATGAGTCAGAGCCTCTTGACCTATCTCACCTGCAGATACCAGACGGTTTAGGTGGTCCAGATGATTTTGATACACAAGCTGGAGATCTAAGCTCATGGTTGAACATCGATGACGATGCATTACCAGATACTGATGATCTCCTTGGACTTCAAATACCCATGGATGATCTTTCAGACTTAAACATGATGGTATAA
- the LOC104730343 gene encoding putative nuclease HARBI1, whose product MEISAFPFPYLQEDECSHFLGLFQDMDSSPSGFGLEGFGNNNNNNNNNNDHTNKKRSRKDDDDEADAVNGSKAAFGDILATLLLLDEEAKQQQEQWDFESNQDKSLLEANHKKQVKTMDGYYNQLQGHYSPQAGEVTDGSAASRSKRARKTAVVAAAVVVADTTSSAAPVPAADIASGSGSGPSHRRLWVKERTTDWWDRVSRPDFPEDEFRREFRMSKSTFNLICEELDTTVTKKNTMLRDAIPAPKRVGVCVWRLATGAPLRHVSERFGLGISTCHKLVIEVCRAIYDVLMPKYLRWPSDQEISSTKSKFESVHKIPNVVGSIYTTHIPIIAPKVHVAAYFNKRHTERNQKTSYSITVQGVVNADGIFTDVCIGNPGSLTDDQILEKSSLSRQRAARGMLRDSWIVGNSGFPLTDWLLVPYARQNLTWTQHAFNESVNEIQGIATEAFQRLKGRWACLQKRTEVKLQDLPYVLGACCVLHNICEMRNEEMSPELKFEVFDDVAVPENNIRSATAVNTRDHISHNLLHRGLAGTRTL is encoded by the coding sequence ATGGAAATTTCTGCTTTCCCATTTCCATACCTACAAGAAGACGAGTGTTCCCATTTCCTTGGTCTATTTCAAGACATGGACTCTTCTCCTTCTGGTTTCGGATTAGAAGGTTttggtaacaacaacaacaataataacaacaacaacgaccaTACTAATAAGAAACGTTCAAGaaaagacgacgacgacgaagccGACGCTGTGAATGGTAGTAAGGCTGCGTTTGGAGATATACTCGCCACGCTTCTTTTGTTAGACGAGGAAgctaaacaacaacaagagcagTGGGATTTTGAATCTAATCAAGACAAGTCTCTTCTTGAAGCTAACCACAAGAAGCAAGTTAAAACAATGGACGGTTACTACAACCAGTTACAAGGTCATTACTCTCCTCAAGCTGGTGAAGTAACCGATGGTTCTGCTGCTTCCCGTTCTAAACGCGCACGTAAAACCGCTGTTGTAGCCGCTGCGGTTGTAGTAGCGGACACAACAAGTTCAGCAGCTCCGGTTCCGGCCGCTGATATAGCTAGCGGCTCTGGTTCAGGACCGAGTCATAGGAGATTGTGGGTTAAAGAACGAACCACAGACTGGTGGGACAGAGTGAGCCGGCCTGATTTCCCGGAAGACGAGTTCCGGCGAGAGTTCCGGATGAGCAAATCTACGTTTAATCTAATATGCGAGGAGCTAGACACGACGGTGACCAAGAAAAACACGATGCTAAGAGACGCGATCCCAGCTCCAAAACGCGTTGGCGTTTGCGTTTGGCGTTTAGCTACAGGAGCTCCGCTTCGCCACGTGTCGGAGCGTTTCGGCCTCGGAATCTCGACTTGCCACAAGCTGGTCATCGAAGTCTGCCGCGCCATCTACGACGTCCTTATGCCCAAGTACCTCCGATGGCCGTCGGATCAAGAGATAAGCTCCACGAAGTCAAAATTCGAATCCGTACACAAAATACCAAACGTCGTCGGATCAATCTACACCACGCATATCCCGATCATCGCTCCGAAGGTACACGTGGCGGCGTATTTCAACAAGAGACACACAGAGAGGAACCAGAAGACGTCGTACTCGATCACGGTTCAAGGAGTGGTCAACGCCGACGGGATCTTCACCGACGTTTGTATCGGAAACCCGGGATCTCTCACCGACGATCAGATCCTCGAGAAATCTTCGCTTTCGCGGCAGAGAGCGGCGCGTGGGATGCTGCGTGACAGCTGGATCGTTGGGAACTCAGGGTTCCCGTTGACGGATTGGCTTCTTGTGCCGTACGCTAGACAGAATCTGACGTGGACGCAGCACGCGTTTAACGAGAGCGTAAACGAGATTCAAGGGATCGCGACGGAGGCGTTTCAAAGGCTTAAAGGAAGGTGGGCTTGTTTGCAGAAACGTACGGAGGTGAAGCTTCAAGATCTGCCGTACGTGCTTGGAgcttgttgtgtgttgcatAACATTTGTGAGATGAGGAATGAGGAGATGTCGCCGGAGTTGAAGTTTGAGGTTTTTGATGACGTGGCGGTGCCGGAGAATAATATACGATCTGCTACTGCGGTTAACACTAGGGATCATATTTCTCATAATCTCTTGCATCGTGGACTCGCCGGCACGAGAACTCTGTAg